One Phoenix dactylifera cultivar Barhee BC4 chromosome 14, palm_55x_up_171113_PBpolish2nd_filt_p, whole genome shotgun sequence DNA window includes the following coding sequences:
- the LOC120113009 gene encoding cytochrome c1-1, heme protein, mitochondrial-like isoform X1 yields the protein MAFPALFLLPSYVCKQDQESVGSAGVKSLRALAFLGAGVSGILSLATLASGDEAEHGLPCPICPWPHKGILSSYDHASIRRGHQFYQQVCASCHSMSLISYRDLVGVAYTEEETKAMAAEVEVVDGPNDEGEMFTRPGKLSDRFPQPYPNEQAARFANGGAYPPDLSIITKARHNGQNYVFALLTGYHDPPAGVLIPNTSNACRDDDDGAESRS from the exons ATGGCCTTtcca GCCCTGTTTTTGCTTCCATCTTATGTGTGTAAGCAAGATCAAGAAAGTGTTGGATCTGCTGGTGTGAAATCACTAAGAGCATTGGCATTCCTTGGAGCAGGTGTTTCTGGTATATTGAGCCTGGCTACTTTGGCATCTGGTGATGAAGCTGAGCATGGCCTACCATGTCCAATCTGTCCTTGGCCTCACAAAGGCATTCTTAGTTCCTATGACCACGCATC AATTCGGCGTGGTCACCAATTTTACCAACAAGTTTGTGCTTCTTGCCATTCAATGTCTCTGATTTCATATCGAGATCTTGTTGGTGTAGCATACACTGAAGAGGAGACAAAGGCTATGGCAGCTGAGGTTGAGGTGGTTGATGGGCCAAATGATGAAGGTGAAATGTTCACACGTCCTGGTAAATTAAGCGATCGTTTCCCTCAGCcatatccaaatgaacaagcagcaagatttgccaatGGAGGAGCATATCCTCCAGACTTAAGCATTATCACCAAG GCACGACACAATGGCCAAAACTATGTTTTTGCCCTACTCACAGGATATCATGATCCTCCTGCAGGTGTTTTG attcctaATACTTCAAATGCTtgcagagatgatgatgatggagctgaatcccGTTCCTGA
- the LOC120113009 gene encoding cytochrome c1-1, heme protein, mitochondrial-like isoform X2: protein MAFPALFLLPSYVCKQDQESVGSAGVKSLRALAFLGAGVSGILSLATLASGDEAEHGLPCPICPWPHKGILSSYDHASIRRGHQFYQQVCASCHSMSLISYRDLVGVAYTEEETKAMAAEVEVVDGPNDEGEMFTRPGKLSDRFPQPYPNEQAARFANGGAYPPDLSIITKARHNGQNYVFALLTGYHDPPAGVLR, encoded by the exons ATGGCCTTtcca GCCCTGTTTTTGCTTCCATCTTATGTGTGTAAGCAAGATCAAGAAAGTGTTGGATCTGCTGGTGTGAAATCACTAAGAGCATTGGCATTCCTTGGAGCAGGTGTTTCTGGTATATTGAGCCTGGCTACTTTGGCATCTGGTGATGAAGCTGAGCATGGCCTACCATGTCCAATCTGTCCTTGGCCTCACAAAGGCATTCTTAGTTCCTATGACCACGCATC AATTCGGCGTGGTCACCAATTTTACCAACAAGTTTGTGCTTCTTGCCATTCAATGTCTCTGATTTCATATCGAGATCTTGTTGGTGTAGCATACACTGAAGAGGAGACAAAGGCTATGGCAGCTGAGGTTGAGGTGGTTGATGGGCCAAATGATGAAGGTGAAATGTTCACACGTCCTGGTAAATTAAGCGATCGTTTCCCTCAGCcatatccaaatgaacaagcagcaagatttgccaatGGAGGAGCATATCCTCCAGACTTAAGCATTATCACCAAG GCACGACACAATGGCCAAAACTATGTTTTTGCCCTACTCACAGGATATCATGATCCTCCTGCAGGTGTTTTG agatga